A stretch of the Vagococcus xieshaowenii genome encodes the following:
- a CDS encoding BglG family transcription antiterminator: MKEFQLVEELRKSSIPISSSVLSKKMAVSTRTIRNYVSRINQHFETPVIISSSKGYLLKKSYYEAVMFHYLDSPANNFVERRKLLIRQILLTPEGINWDIVLEEMNVSEATLKNDLKSVVHYFYKNELQIKKNNNIIKLSGEEIQIRKLMKEIFEEEGCDVISSFFKNQDLLTDDEVDILRQIVQTTFNRRHLVTVDFVMGQLIRYLVITISRLQRNCSLLTTNKPVNRESTGYQLSVEIMEELSLAFSFKYSQAEIDNLSLLIVGNTINPHELRILDEVIEPSFLQRMDGILKDIHLVYGINFMMDGFRSRFILHVYGLIERINKGELIDNPMLNLMNTKDLLVYDLALYVGNKLKNEIGLDIPEEELLFLSILFGVFLEEEVEFEPVTIGIVSPSISYQHLENKLIRKLEYYYGDKIAVNQLVDAYSEINDLLDTDIIVSTIPYKGTDHQEVVNVSLFITELDIQKIEKKIVALRIKRKIDYYQELTYQFFDETFFYQGLSINHKDRLIDKMGKDFLREGIVCPSFIQSLNDKEAISPSIIQNVAMPHSLNRDAKETKISVWYDCSSRGIKWEEDCVVLVLLLAINQEQQYELNDYFHLLFGILSEKQAVQQLINQKSFPLFIKKLNELIKNEVEKIYMINK, encoded by the coding sequence ATGAAGGAGTTTCAATTAGTAGAAGAATTAAGGAAGAGTTCTATACCTATTTCTTCATCCGTGCTCTCAAAAAAAATGGCTGTTTCAACTCGTACTATTCGTAACTATGTCAGTAGAATCAATCAACATTTTGAAACGCCAGTTATCATATCGAGTTCTAAAGGCTACTTATTAAAAAAAAGTTATTATGAAGCTGTGATGTTTCACTATTTGGATTCACCCGCGAATAACTTTGTGGAGCGTAGAAAATTATTGATTAGACAGATTTTATTGACTCCTGAAGGGATTAATTGGGATATTGTATTAGAAGAGATGAACGTCTCAGAAGCTACTTTAAAGAACGATTTAAAAAGCGTGGTACACTATTTTTATAAAAATGAGTTGCAGATCAAAAAAAATAACAATATCATAAAATTATCAGGCGAAGAAATACAAATCAGGAAATTAATGAAAGAAATATTTGAAGAAGAAGGCTGCGATGTTATCTCATCCTTTTTCAAAAATCAAGATTTATTAACGGATGATGAAGTAGACATACTTCGCCAAATTGTTCAAACAACGTTTAATCGCCGTCATCTAGTAACGGTTGATTTTGTTATGGGGCAATTAATTCGTTATTTAGTGATAACGATCAGTCGATTGCAAAGAAACTGTTCGTTACTAACAACCAATAAACCAGTTAATAGAGAATCTACTGGTTATCAATTATCTGTCGAAATTATGGAAGAACTTTCACTCGCTTTTTCCTTTAAGTATTCGCAAGCCGAGATTGATAACTTGAGTCTATTAATTGTTGGCAATACTATTAATCCGCATGAATTGAGAATTTTAGATGAAGTTATTGAGCCATCATTTCTTCAGCGAATGGATGGTATTTTAAAAGATATTCATTTAGTTTATGGGATTAATTTTATGATGGATGGTTTTCGATCTCGTTTTATTTTACATGTATATGGTCTAATTGAACGGATAAATAAAGGCGAATTAATCGACAATCCAATGCTAAATTTAATGAATACTAAAGATCTACTTGTCTACGATTTAGCGTTGTATGTAGGAAATAAGCTCAAAAATGAAATTGGCCTTGATATACCGGAAGAGGAATTATTATTTTTATCTATTTTATTCGGTGTTTTTTTAGAAGAAGAAGTCGAATTTGAGCCTGTTACAATAGGTATTGTATCACCATCAATTTCTTATCAGCATTTAGAAAATAAATTAATTAGAAAATTAGAGTATTATTATGGTGATAAAATAGCCGTTAATCAATTAGTAGATGCCTACTCAGAAATAAACGACCTATTAGATACCGATATTATTGTTTCTACAATTCCGTATAAAGGAACTGATCATCAAGAAGTTGTAAATGTTTCCCTTTTTATTACGGAATTAGATATCCAAAAAATTGAAAAGAAAATTGTGGCTTTAAGAATTAAGCGTAAAATTGATTATTATCAAGAGCTGACGTATCAATTTTTTGATGAGACATTTTTTTATCAAGGTTTATCGATTAATCATAAGGATAGGTTAATTGACAAAATGGGGAAAGATTTTTTAAGAGAAGGTATTGTTTGCCCTTCATTTATTCAATCGCTTAATGATAAAGAAGCCATCTCACCGTCGATTATCCAAAATGTGGCCATGCCACATTCATTAAATCGAGATGCTAAGGAGACTAAAATCTCGGTTTGGTATGATTGTTCGTCTCGAGGCATTAAATGGGAAGAAGACTGTGTAGTACTTGTTCTATTATTGGCCATCAATCAAGAGCAACAATACGAACTAAATGATTATTTCCATTTATTGTTCGGTATTTTATCAGAAAAACAAGCAGTTCAACAATTAATTAATCAAAAAAGTTTTCCGTTATTTATAAAGAAATTAAATGAGCTGATAAAAAATGAAGTTGAAAAAATCTATATGATTAACAAATAA
- a CDS encoding PTS lactose/cellobiose transporter subunit IIA, with amino-acid sequence MKLAVNEYIEDYTVRLVLMIGDIREKINQSLDSALDKDFDDAYRYLNEAEHDLYQAILVSSKKITMLNELSSEEKNYSAIVLNMLSAIEQDFKSMQQLIPLLED; translated from the coding sequence ATGAAATTAGCAGTTAATGAATATATAGAAGATTATACCGTTCGTTTAGTTCTAATGATTGGTGATATTAGGGAGAAAATTAATCAATCGTTAGACAGTGCGTTAGATAAAGATTTTGATGACGCTTATCGTTATTTGAATGAAGCAGAACATGATTTATATCAAGCAATATTAGTTTCTAGCAAAAAAATAACGATGTTAAATGAGTTGTCCTCAGAAGAAAAAAACTATAGCGCAATTGTATTGAATATGTTATCGGCAATTGAGCAAGATTTTAAAAGTATGCAACAGCTTATTCCTTTATTAGAAGATTAA
- a CDS encoding MmcQ/YjbR family DNA-binding protein produces MTVQQRMDYLIRQVTHLPYAKVYLREDWNVYYFDIFGKMFGLMSPEATTTSSISLKNIPEQNEEWRELYPTIVTPGFHLNKKHWNTILLDQDEIADEVLGQLLTKSFELVCANLKKEQKEWISKRKHECTISINNEIS; encoded by the coding sequence ATGACTGTGCAACAAAGGATGGACTATTTAATCAGACAGGTAACTCATCTTCCCTATGCCAAAGTCTATTTACGTGAGGATTGGAACGTTTATTATTTCGATATTTTTGGTAAGATGTTTGGCTTAATGTCCCCAGAAGCAACCACAACTAGTTCTATATCGTTAAAAAATATACCAGAGCAAAACGAAGAATGGCGAGAACTATATCCAACTATTGTTACACCAGGCTTCCATCTGAATAAAAAACATTGGAATACCATCCTATTAGATCAAGATGAAATTGCTGATGAGGTGTTAGGGCAATTATTAACGAAGTCCTTTGAGTTAGTCTGCGCTAACTTAAAAAAAGAGCAAAAAGAATGGATTAGTAAGAGAAAGCATGAGTGCACCATTAGCATCAATAATGAAATATCATGA
- a CDS encoding M20 family metallopeptidase encodes MMNYHDRIKNAIQIRLKEYQEVALDIHDHPEVSNDEFYSSDRLMKVLMKEDFSVEAEVAGHRTGFIGRYVSKKSGPILVFLAEYDALPGIGHACGHNLFGVYSILAATALKEVIDEVGGEIRVYGTPGEEGGENGSAKGSFVREGLFNDVDVALCAHPAHKYGRTTTSLANDPVDIKFYGKASHAAGAPEQGINALEALIQVFNSINALRLHLPKDVNIHGIITAGGVAANVVPDFAAGRFYLRATNRQMLNEVYQKVENIVKGAALATGASYEFGLFQNSVDDTIVTPVFDDVFLRHMKDLNIATSEIDLEATTSLGSSDVGNVSQVIPTIQPTISISDEYIAGHSEEFKIAAKSEKGLASISIAAELLARTALDLLLNEALLESIKHAHHVSLTTGN; translated from the coding sequence ATGATGAATTATCATGACAGAATAAAGAACGCGATCCAAATACGACTGAAAGAATATCAAGAGGTTGCTCTTGATATCCATGATCATCCCGAAGTAAGTAATGATGAGTTTTATTCATCTGATCGTTTAATGAAAGTCTTGATGAAGGAGGACTTTTCTGTAGAAGCTGAAGTAGCGGGACATCGTACCGGTTTTATTGGTCGCTATGTATCAAAGAAATCCGGCCCTATTTTAGTGTTTTTAGCAGAGTATGATGCTTTACCAGGGATTGGACATGCATGTGGTCATAATTTATTTGGTGTTTATTCTATTTTAGCCGCCACAGCCCTAAAAGAAGTAATTGATGAGGTGGGGGGCGAAATTCGTGTTTATGGAACCCCAGGTGAAGAGGGTGGTGAAAATGGTTCTGCTAAAGGAAGTTTTGTAAGAGAGGGGTTATTCAATGATGTCGATGTTGCATTATGTGCTCATCCAGCTCATAAGTATGGTCGTACAACGACTAGTTTGGCCAATGATCCGGTTGACATTAAGTTTTATGGAAAGGCCTCACACGCCGCAGGGGCACCGGAACAAGGAATTAATGCACTAGAAGCGTTAATACAAGTCTTTAATAGTATTAATGCTTTACGACTTCACTTGCCAAAAGATGTTAATATTCATGGTATTATAACAGCTGGTGGTGTGGCTGCTAATGTCGTCCCTGATTTTGCTGCCGGTCGTTTTTATTTGAGAGCTACCAATCGACAAATGCTCAATGAGGTGTATCAAAAAGTTGAAAATATTGTAAAAGGGGCGGCACTGGCTACAGGCGCTAGTTATGAATTTGGCTTATTCCAAAATTCAGTAGATGATACTATTGTCACACCAGTGTTTGACGATGTTTTTTTAAGACATATGAAAGATCTTAATATCGCTACATCAGAAATTGATTTAGAAGCAACAACTAGTTTAGGTTCATCAGATGTAGGAAATGTTAGTCAAGTGATTCCTACCATTCAACCAACTATCTCTATTTCAGATGAGTATATTGCGGGGCATTCTGAAGAATTCAAAATCGCAGCTAAAAGTGAAAAAGGACTAGCTTCTATTAGTATTGCAGCGGAATTGCTAGCACGGACAGCTTTAGATCTACTATTAAATGAGGCATTACTTGAATCAATTAAACATGCGCATCATGTGAGTTTAACGACAGGCAATTAA